Proteins co-encoded in one Jeotgalibacillus malaysiensis genomic window:
- a CDS encoding 3-isopropylmalate dehydrogenase, with product MKKTVAVLHGDGVGQEVTEAAVKVLQSVGRRFDHTFEVKKGLIGGIAIDEMGDPLPKETLDTCEKSDAVLLGAVGGPKWDQNPSALRPEKGLLGIRKHFGLFANLRPVKAIKGMSEASPLKDHLSKDVDMMIVRELTGGLYFGEPKRKNHNGAVDSLTYSREEIERIVEQGFELARLRKGKVTSVDKANVLETSKLWREVVEEKKAHYPDVEVEHLLVDAAAMKLITQPASFDVVVTENLFGDILSDEASVLTGSLGMLPSASIRSDGFGLYEPVHGSAPDIAGMNIANPSAAILSVAMMLKYSFGMETEASAVETAVYSVFDDGYCTTDVQKAGHRVLSTSAFADKVIEELERELVSDHILSAYV from the coding sequence ATGAAGAAAACAGTAGCAGTTCTACATGGAGACGGAGTTGGACAGGAAGTAACAGAGGCAGCAGTGAAGGTTCTCCAGTCAGTTGGCCGGAGATTTGACCACACGTTTGAGGTTAAAAAAGGACTGATTGGTGGAATTGCTATTGATGAAATGGGTGATCCTCTGCCAAAAGAAACACTTGATACATGTGAAAAAAGTGACGCAGTTCTGCTTGGTGCAGTAGGCGGTCCGAAATGGGATCAAAATCCATCAGCACTTCGTCCGGAAAAAGGACTTCTTGGCATCAGAAAACACTTTGGATTATTCGCTAACCTGAGACCTGTAAAAGCAATCAAAGGGATGAGCGAAGCTTCACCGCTGAAAGATCACCTGTCAAAAGATGTTGATATGATGATTGTCAGAGAATTGACAGGCGGACTTTATTTCGGCGAACCAAAACGAAAAAACCACAATGGAGCAGTTGATTCCCTTACTTATTCACGTGAGGAAATCGAGCGCATCGTTGAACAGGGGTTTGAGCTGGCACGCCTCAGAAAAGGAAAAGTAACATCTGTTGATAAAGCGAACGTGCTGGAAACAAGTAAGCTGTGGAGAGAAGTTGTAGAAGAGAAAAAGGCTCATTATCCTGATGTTGAGGTTGAACATCTACTGGTAGATGCAGCAGCAATGAAGCTGATCACACAGCCGGCTTCATTCGATGTTGTAGTAACGGAGAATCTGTTCGGAGATATTCTGAGTGATGAAGCATCCGTACTAACTGGATCACTCGGTATGCTACCTTCAGCAAGTATCCGTTCTGACGGCTTCGGACTATACGAACCAGTACACGGTTCAGCACCGGACATCGCAGGAATGAATATTGCCAATCCATCCGCAGCCATTCTGTCAGTCGCAATGATGCTTAAGTATTCATTCGGTATGGAAACAGAAGCCTCAGCAGTTGAAACGGCTGTATACAGCGTGTTTGATGATGGTTATTGTACAACGGATGTCCAGAAAGCAGGGCACCGCGTACTAAGCACATCCGCTTTTGCTGATAAAGTTATTGAAGAGCTTGAAAGAGAACTGGTATCAGATCATATCTTGTCTGCTTATGTATAA
- a CDS encoding acetolactate synthase, protein MSVQVNTKQAEALGGDVEKQAVQGADIFIQSLQNEGVEMIFGYPGGAVLPIYDALYKNPIPHILARHEQGAIHAAEGYARVSGRTGVVIATSGPGATNLVTGIADAMMDSLPLVVFTGQVASAVIGTDAFQEADIVGITQPITKHNYQVKDVNDLPRIIHEAFHIASTGRPGPVLVDIPKNVSNEIFTMAEVKQTEVNLPGYQPTTTPNFLQIQKVAQAIQKAKKPLVLAGAGVLHAGAAEELTAFIEQTGIPVTNTLLGLGTIHGEHKQFLGMAGMHGTYAANMAICECDCLINIGARFDDRLTGNLEHFAPNAQVIHIDIDPAEIGKNVPTDIPIVADAKEALQALLKLGVSAEGLEEWTAHLDGMKEEYPLQYKKQEEGILPQEAIEMIHKHTRGDAIVTTDVGQHQMWAAQYYKFNHPDHWVTSGGLGTMGFGFPAAIGAQLAKPKETVVAITGDGGFQMTLQELSLLQESQIPVKVVILNNQCLGMVRQWQQTFYQERYSESLMPSQPDFVKLAEAYNLEGYKVTTVEEADEVFEKALNSNKPVLIDCRVKQIENVYPMVAPGKGLHEMIGVKP, encoded by the coding sequence ATGAGTGTGCAAGTTAATACGAAACAGGCAGAAGCACTTGGCGGTGATGTAGAGAAGCAGGCGGTTCAGGGAGCAGATATATTTATCCAGTCACTTCAAAATGAAGGAGTGGAAATGATTTTTGGTTATCCGGGTGGCGCAGTACTGCCGATCTATGATGCGCTATATAAAAATCCAATTCCTCATATTCTTGCAAGACATGAGCAGGGAGCGATCCATGCAGCTGAAGGGTATGCGAGAGTGTCAGGAAGAACAGGCGTTGTCATTGCAACGTCAGGTCCCGGAGCAACAAACCTTGTAACAGGAATAGCTGATGCCATGATGGATTCACTGCCGCTCGTTGTATTTACTGGACAGGTCGCCAGTGCAGTGATCGGAACAGACGCATTCCAGGAAGCTGACATTGTTGGCATCACACAGCCGATCACAAAACACAATTATCAGGTAAAGGATGTAAATGATCTGCCGAGAATCATTCATGAGGCATTTCATATCGCATCAACCGGGAGACCGGGGCCTGTATTGGTAGATATCCCAAAAAATGTGTCTAATGAGATCTTTACGATGGCAGAAGTAAAGCAAACTGAAGTGAACCTGCCAGGTTATCAGCCGACAACTACACCAAATTTTCTGCAGATTCAGAAAGTAGCACAGGCGATTCAAAAAGCGAAGAAACCACTTGTTCTTGCAGGAGCAGGTGTACTGCACGCAGGAGCTGCTGAAGAGCTGACAGCTTTTATAGAACAAACTGGTATTCCAGTGACAAATACACTCCTGGGCCTCGGCACAATTCACGGAGAACATAAACAGTTCCTTGGTATGGCCGGTATGCACGGCACATATGCAGCGAACATGGCAATCTGTGAATGTGACTGTCTCATTAATATCGGTGCAAGATTCGATGACAGGCTGACAGGGAACCTTGAACACTTCGCACCGAATGCGCAGGTCATTCATATTGATATCGATCCTGCAGAAATCGGAAAAAACGTACCGACCGACATCCCGATTGTCGCAGATGCCAAAGAAGCTTTGCAGGCACTGTTAAAGCTTGGTGTAAGTGCTGAAGGGCTTGAAGAGTGGACAGCCCATTTAGATGGCATGAAAGAGGAGTATCCATTGCAATACAAAAAGCAGGAAGAAGGAATCTTACCTCAGGAAGCGATCGAGATGATCCATAAGCACACTCGTGGTGATGCGATCGTAACAACCGATGTCGGACAGCATCAGATGTGGGCAGCACAGTATTACAAATTCAATCATCCTGATCACTGGGTAACATCTGGAGGCCTTGGCACAATGGGATTCGGATTCCCGGCAGCTATTGGCGCTCAGCTTGCTAAGCCGAAAGAAACAGTTGTTGCAATTACAGGTGACGGAGGGTTCCAGATGACACTGCAGGAGCTTTCACTGCTGCAGGAAAGTCAGATCCCGGTAAAAGTAGTTATTCTCAATAATCAGTGTCTTGGAATGGTCAGACAGTGGCAGCAGACATTCTATCAGGAAAGATATTCAGAATCACTGATGCCATCGCAGCCTGATTTTGTAAAACTAGCCGAGGCTTATAATCTTGAAGGCTATAAAGTAACAACAGTTGAAGAGGCAGATGAAGTATTCGAAAAAGCATTGAACTCAAATAAACCGGTGCTGATCGATTGCAGAGTAAAACAGATTGAAAATGTATATCCAATGGTTGCACCAGGTAAAGGGTTGCATGAAATGATAGGGGTGAAACCATGA
- a CDS encoding 2-isopropylmalate synthase translates to MRKIDVFDTTLRDGEQSAGINLNTAEKLEIARQLERFNADVIEAGFPASSQGDFEAVKKIAQTVKGSIVTGLARSVKSDIDTSWEALKYGEQPHIHIFLATSPIHMTHKLKKTPDQVVDIAVESVKYAKKNFPLVQWSAEDAFRSDPDFLVRVVREVIKAGATTINLPDTVGYATPSEYGAMFRHLKENVPGIDRVKLSAHCHNDLGMAVANTIAAIENGADQVEGTINGLGERAGNAALEELAVALHIRQDKFTFGTDVKLDEIKRTSQLVSQLTGMAIQANKAVVGKNAFAHESGIHQDGMLKERTTYEIITPELIGENATQLVLGKHSGRHAFKDKAIALGFELSDEKITEAFKAFKTLADKKKEISEDDLYVLLTDQQIQEEDVPVYELKSVQVQYGNGSIPTASVSVISPDGNLLQEASTGSGSVEAICNTLERLVQGKVHLLDYRVTSIGKGRDALGEAVVNMTYNGKSTTGRDVAQDVLEASAKAYLNAINRQLVNERKRSYAKTV, encoded by the coding sequence GTGCGAAAAATTGATGTATTCGATACAACGCTTAGAGATGGTGAACAGTCAGCCGGAATCAATCTGAATACAGCTGAAAAACTTGAGATTGCAAGACAGCTTGAACGATTTAATGCCGATGTGATTGAAGCAGGATTTCCTGCTTCATCACAGGGTGATTTTGAAGCAGTAAAAAAAATTGCCCAGACAGTTAAAGGGTCGATTGTAACAGGTCTTGCAAGATCAGTAAAAAGCGATATTGATACTTCCTGGGAAGCACTTAAGTATGGTGAGCAGCCACACATTCATATTTTTCTCGCAACATCACCGATTCATATGACACACAAACTGAAAAAGACGCCTGATCAGGTCGTTGATATCGCAGTGGAATCAGTGAAATATGCTAAAAAGAATTTCCCATTAGTTCAATGGTCCGCAGAAGATGCGTTCAGATCAGACCCTGACTTTCTTGTCAGAGTTGTGAGGGAAGTTATCAAAGCTGGTGCGACTACGATTAACCTTCCGGACACAGTGGGATATGCGACACCTTCTGAATACGGGGCGATGTTCAGACACCTGAAAGAAAATGTTCCTGGCATTGACCGCGTTAAGCTATCTGCACATTGTCATAATGACCTTGGAATGGCAGTTGCTAACACGATCGCAGCGATTGAAAACGGTGCAGATCAGGTAGAAGGAACGATCAATGGTCTGGGGGAACGTGCAGGGAACGCGGCACTTGAAGAGCTTGCTGTTGCCCTTCATATCAGACAGGATAAATTCACATTTGGTACTGATGTTAAGCTCGATGAAATTAAGCGTACAAGTCAGCTTGTCAGCCAGCTGACAGGAATGGCAATTCAGGCGAACAAAGCAGTCGTTGGCAAAAACGCTTTTGCGCATGAATCAGGTATTCATCAGGATGGCATGCTGAAAGAGCGCACAACGTATGAAATCATCACACCTGAACTGATTGGAGAGAATGCGACTCAGCTCGTTCTTGGAAAACACTCCGGACGTCATGCATTTAAAGACAAGGCGATCGCACTTGGTTTTGAACTGAGCGATGAAAAAATCACTGAAGCATTTAAAGCGTTTAAAACACTGGCTGATAAAAAGAAAGAGATCTCAGAAGACGACCTGTATGTACTGCTGACTGATCAACAGATTCAGGAAGAAGACGTACCTGTATATGAACTGAAATCAGTTCAGGTTCAATATGGGAATGGAAGTATTCCGACAGCTTCTGTATCAGTCATTTCACCGGATGGCAACCTCCTTCAGGAAGCGTCTACCGGCTCAGGAAGTGTCGAAGCGATCTGTAATACGCTTGAACGTTTAGTACAGGGGAAAGTTCATCTGCTTGATTACCGAGTTACTTCTATTGGTAAAGGGCGCGATGCACTGGGAGAAGCAGTAGTCAATATGACGTATAACGGAAAATCAACAACAGGCCGCGACGTAGCGCAGGATGTGCTTGAAGCTTCAGCTAAGGCATACCTGAACGCTATTAACCGTCAGCTTGTCAACGAACGTAAGAGATCTTACGCAAAAACTGTATAG
- a CDS encoding branched-chain amino acid aminotransferase, giving the protein MSEQLIFLDGEFVSKENAKISVYDHGFLYGDGVFEGIRSYNGNVFRLEEHLVRLYDSAKSILLEIPYTKEEMQQIIIETLQKNELKDGYIRLVVSRGVGNLGLDPFTCKRPSVIVIAESLALFPKKLYETGIEIVTVASRRNRSDVLSPKVKSLNYLNNILVKIEAGLAGVPEALMLNDQGYVAEGSADNIFIVRGNKILTPPGYVGALEGITRNAIIELAKAKGYEMEEAVFTRHDVYVADEVFLTGTAAEVIAVVKVDGRTVGDGTPGQVTNDLLESFRELVIKDGVKVYDSALNAG; this is encoded by the coding sequence GTGAGTGAACAATTAATCTTTTTAGACGGAGAATTTGTTTCAAAAGAAAATGCAAAAATTTCTGTTTATGATCATGGATTCCTATATGGCGATGGGGTGTTCGAAGGCATTCGTTCATATAACGGAAATGTATTCCGCCTTGAAGAACATTTAGTCAGATTATATGATTCCGCAAAATCAATTTTGCTGGAAATCCCTTATACAAAAGAGGAGATGCAGCAGATTATTATTGAAACACTTCAGAAAAACGAATTGAAAGACGGCTATATCCGATTAGTTGTTTCACGGGGTGTTGGCAATCTCGGACTTGATCCATTTACTTGTAAGAGACCGAGTGTCATTGTCATAGCTGAATCCTTAGCACTGTTTCCGAAAAAGCTTTATGAAACTGGCATTGAAATTGTAACAGTTGCCAGCAGAAGAAACCGCTCAGATGTATTGAGCCCGAAAGTGAAATCATTAAATTATCTAAATAACATCTTAGTGAAAATTGAAGCAGGACTTGCAGGTGTTCCAGAAGCATTAATGCTGAATGACCAGGGTTATGTAGCAGAAGGTTCTGCTGACAATATCTTCATTGTCAGAGGAAATAAAATTCTCACGCCTCCCGGTTACGTTGGTGCACTTGAAGGCATAACAAGAAATGCAATTATTGAACTTGCAAAAGCAAAAGGCTACGAAATGGAAGAAGCAGTATTTACAAGACATGATGTATATGTTGCAGATGAAGTATTTCTGACAGGCACTGCAGCTGAAGTCATTGCAGTTGTGAAAGTGGATGGCCGTACAGTAGGAGACGGCACACCTGGACAGGTAACAAATGATTTACTTGAATCTTTTAGAGAATTAGTCATAAAAGACGGTGTAAAAGTATATGATTCAGCATTAAACGCTGGTTAA
- a CDS encoding acetolactate synthase, protein MKRIITTTVINQSGVLNRVTGLLMKRQFNIESITVGHTEQPGISKMTFVVHVEDQRKLEQLLKQLQKQIDVLKVNDISDKAIVTRELALIKVLSPPAVRSEITSIIEPFRATVIDMSKNVITVQVTGDPEKVEAFIDLVRPYGIKEMTRTGATAFVRENQKTPSQQLSIL, encoded by the coding sequence ATGAAGCGAATCATCACAACAACCGTAATTAATCAAAGCGGCGTACTCAACCGGGTCACCGGGCTGCTGATGAAAAGACAGTTCAACATTGAAAGTATCACAGTCGGACACACTGAACAGCCTGGCATCTCAAAAATGACATTCGTTGTTCATGTAGAAGATCAGCGAAAGCTTGAGCAGCTTTTAAAACAGCTGCAAAAACAGATTGACGTACTGAAGGTAAACGATATCTCAGATAAAGCAATCGTAACAAGAGAGCTAGCACTGATCAAAGTGCTCTCACCGCCGGCAGTCAGAAGTGAGATCACAAGCATCATTGAACCATTCAGAGCAACTGTCATTGATATGAGTAAAAACGTCATTACGGTTCAAGTAACAGGTGATCCTGAAAAGGTTGAAGCATTCATTGACTTAGTCAGACCATACGGCATCAAAGAAATGACCAGAACAGGCGCTACAGCCTTTGTCAGAGAAAACCAAAAAACACCATCCCAGCAATTATCGATTTTATAA
- a CDS encoding 3-isopropylmalate dehydratase, which yields MEPVKKLSSNITPLDRINVDTDQIIPKQFLKRIERTGFGQFLFYGWRFNEDGTPNQEFILNHPAYKGAEILAAGDNFGCGSSREHAPWALQDYGFKVIIAPSFADIFYNNCVKNGILAIRLEEADQIIQAGKEGKSATVDLESQTVQCDGKTWHFDIDPYWKQMLLNGWDEISITFQYEDAIKKYEESHV from the coding sequence ATGGAACCGGTAAAAAAGTTATCAAGTAATATTACACCACTTGACCGGATCAACGTAGATACCGATCAGATTATACCAAAGCAGTTTTTAAAAAGAATCGAGCGTACCGGATTTGGTCAGTTTCTCTTTTATGGCTGGCGCTTTAATGAAGACGGCACACCAAACCAGGAGTTTATACTGAATCACCCTGCTTACAAGGGGGCAGAAATTCTTGCTGCAGGTGACAACTTCGGCTGCGGCTCTTCAAGAGAACATGCTCCCTGGGCACTTCAGGACTATGGTTTTAAAGTAATTATTGCACCATCTTTTGCAGATATTTTCTATAATAACTGTGTGAAAAACGGAATTCTTGCCATCAGACTTGAAGAAGCAGATCAGATCATCCAGGCAGGAAAAGAGGGGAAGTCAGCAACAGTCGATCTTGAATCACAGACAGTACAGTGTGACGGAAAGACATGGCATTTTGACATTGACCCTTACTGGAAACAGATGCTTTTAAATGGGTGGGATGAAATTTCGATTACATTCCAGTACGAAGATGCTATTAAGAAATATGAAGAATCGCATGTCTAA
- a CDS encoding isopropylmalate isomerase has product MAKTIIEKVWNDHVVYEEESKPDLLYIDLHLIHEVTSPQAFEGLRLKGRKVRRPDLSFATMDHNVPTKNREVIKDPVSKQQMNTLADNCKEFGIPLAHMHHPDQGIVHVIGPELGLTQPGKTIVCGDSHTSTHGAFGALAFGIGTSEVEHVLSTQTLWQSKPKTMEIRVEGELGFGVTAKDVILAIISKFGVDAGTGYVVEYTGDAIRKMSMEERMTVCNMSIEAGARAGLISPDETTAEFLKSRAHVPAERYEELKQKWLSYASDEGAKYDKTLTIHADEIEPFVTWGTNPSMGSGISATVPRAEDFTTQSKKEELKQALNYMDLSEGMPITDIEVQHVFIGSCTNSRIGDLRAAAKVIEGKKVHENVTAIVVPGSFTVKMKAEQEGLDQVFKDAGFEWRESGCSMCLAMNDDIVPAGERCASTSNRNFEGRQGAGSRTHLVSPAMAAAAAVEGKFTDVRKLQVHA; this is encoded by the coding sequence ATGGCGAAGACGATTATTGAAAAAGTTTGGAATGACCATGTTGTATATGAAGAAGAAAGTAAACCCGACCTTCTCTATATTGACCTGCACCTGATTCACGAGGTTACCTCACCGCAGGCATTTGAAGGTTTGAGGCTAAAAGGCAGGAAAGTCAGAAGACCGGATCTCAGCTTCGCCACGATGGACCATAATGTCCCTACTAAAAACCGTGAAGTCATAAAGGATCCGGTATCAAAACAGCAAATGAATACGCTGGCTGATAACTGTAAGGAATTCGGTATTCCGCTTGCACACATGCATCATCCGGATCAGGGGATTGTACATGTCATCGGACCGGAACTCGGACTTACTCAGCCGGGTAAAACGATTGTATGTGGTGATAGCCACACGTCAACGCATGGCGCATTCGGTGCACTGGCATTTGGTATTGGAACAAGTGAAGTTGAGCACGTGCTATCTACTCAGACACTGTGGCAGTCCAAGCCTAAAACAATGGAAATCAGAGTAGAAGGTGAGCTTGGTTTTGGTGTAACAGCTAAAGACGTAATTTTGGCGATCATTTCAAAATTCGGTGTAGATGCAGGAACAGGCTATGTTGTAGAGTACACTGGTGATGCGATCAGAAAGATGTCAATGGAAGAGCGCATGACAGTCTGCAACATGTCAATTGAAGCGGGTGCACGTGCGGGATTAATCAGTCCGGATGAAACAACTGCTGAATTTTTAAAGAGCCGTGCACACGTACCGGCTGAAAGATATGAAGAACTTAAGCAGAAATGGCTCAGCTACGCATCAGATGAAGGTGCTAAGTATGATAAAACATTGACGATTCACGCTGATGAAATCGAGCCATTTGTGACATGGGGTACAAATCCTTCCATGGGATCCGGTATCTCAGCTACTGTCCCAAGAGCTGAAGATTTCACAACGCAATCGAAAAAAGAAGAGCTGAAGCAGGCACTCAACTATATGGACCTTTCAGAGGGGATGCCAATTACTGATATTGAAGTACAGCATGTGTTTATTGGGTCATGTACAAACTCCCGTATCGGTGACTTGAGAGCAGCTGCAAAAGTGATTGAAGGTAAAAAAGTACATGAAAATGTAACAGCGATTGTCGTACCTGGTTCTTTTACAGTGAAAATGAAAGCTGAGCAAGAAGGACTCGACCAGGTCTTTAAAGATGCAGGATTTGAGTGGCGTGAATCCGGCTGCAGTATGTGTCTTGCGATGAATGATGACATTGTGCCAGCTGGCGAACGCTGCGCATCAACATCCAACCGTAATTTTGAAGGCAGACAGGGAGCAGGCTCAAGAACGCACCTTGTCAGTCCTGCAATGGCCGCTGCAGCAGCAGTTGAAGGTAAATTTACAGATGTAAGAAAGCTTCAAGTACATGCATAA
- a CDS encoding membrane protein, giving the protein MVNVEDRLSFFPALYRVDVNPDAGMWYLYLTIIFLSIVVYKLGFAKKLPPLKSALIYLFLIMGCTVLTFLAVFLPVTEGLIIAALILIIYKIRLRREQAKGTV; this is encoded by the coding sequence ATGGTAAATGTAGAAGACCGTTTATCGTTTTTTCCTGCACTTTACAGAGTGGATGTAAATCCGGATGCAGGAATGTGGTATCTTTACCTCACGATTATTTTTTTATCAATTGTAGTTTATAAGCTGGGCTTTGCTAAAAAGCTTCCGCCATTAAAATCTGCGCTTATCTATCTGTTCCTGATCATGGGATGTACTGTACTGACGTTTCTGGCTGTCTTTTTGCCGGTTACAGAAGGGCTGATCATCGCAGCACTGATTCTGATTATTTATAAGATCAGATTAAGAAGAGAACAGGCGAAAGGGACCGTATAG
- a CDS encoding ketol-acid reductoisomerase: MVKVYYNQDITSSLEGKKVAVIGYGSQGHAHAQNLKDTGHDVVVGVRKGKSWEQAEQDGLEVKTVRDAAEEADIIMVLLPDERQTQVYEEEIKPGLRAGKSLVFAHGFNVHFNQIVPPSDVDVFLVAPKGPGHLVRRTFESGAGVPALFAVYQDQSGQASETALAYAKGIGSARAGVLETTFKEETETDLFGEQAVLCGGLTSLVKAGFETLVEAGYQPELAYFECLHELKLIVDLMYEDGMSGMRYSISDTAQWGDFVSGPRVVDADTKKRMKDILTDIQDGKFAKGWLLENQLNRPEFTAIANRENEHQIEKVGRELRSMMPFVKAGKEKQKEVVASAKN; this comes from the coding sequence ATGGTAAAAGTTTATTACAATCAGGACATCACAAGCTCACTAGAAGGCAAGAAAGTAGCAGTAATCGGATACGGATCACAAGGTCACGCACATGCGCAAAACCTGAAAGACACAGGCCATGATGTAGTAGTCGGCGTTAGAAAAGGTAAGTCATGGGAACAGGCTGAACAGGATGGACTTGAAGTAAAAACAGTAAGAGATGCAGCTGAAGAAGCAGATATCATCATGGTTCTTCTTCCGGATGAAAGACAAACTCAAGTTTACGAAGAAGAAATCAAGCCGGGCCTTCGTGCTGGAAAATCACTTGTATTCGCACACGGCTTCAACGTTCACTTCAACCAGATTGTACCACCATCTGATGTCGATGTATTCCTTGTAGCGCCAAAAGGACCAGGACATCTTGTCCGCAGAACATTCGAGTCAGGCGCCGGTGTACCTGCACTATTCGCAGTTTATCAGGATCAGTCAGGTCAGGCTTCAGAAACTGCACTTGCTTACGCGAAAGGAATCGGAAGCGCCCGCGCAGGTGTACTAGAAACAACTTTTAAAGAAGAAACTGAAACAGATCTTTTCGGAGAGCAGGCAGTACTTTGCGGAGGACTTACTTCATTAGTAAAAGCAGGATTTGAAACACTTGTAGAAGCTGGTTATCAGCCGGAGCTTGCATACTTCGAATGTTTACACGAGCTGAAGCTGATCGTTGACTTAATGTATGAAGACGGTATGAGCGGAATGAGATATTCAATCTCTGATACAGCTCAGTGGGGAGATTTCGTATCAGGCCCGCGTGTAGTTGATGCTGACACGAAAAAACGTATGAAAGACATCCTGACAGATATCCAGGACGGTAAGTTTGCTAAAGGATGGCTGCTTGAGAACCAGCTGAACCGACCGGAATTCACTGCCATTGCGAATCGTGAGAACGAACATCAGATCGAAAAGGTGGGTCGAGAGCTGCGCAGCATGATGCCATTCGTTAAAGCAGGAAAAGAAAAACAGAAGGAAGTGGTTGCGAGTGCGAAAAATTGA